One genomic segment of Pseudanabaena sp. ABRG5-3 includes these proteins:
- a CDS encoding Eco57I restriction-modification methylase domain-containing protein: MTNVFLASACSQEQKLVKKPKMYQPIFEITPEIEQHFDSPLRVKAEATVEAIALSKSISSATAEQQVSLAKASGWGTLTDIWVKTNHQGNTWQHRCHEKLSQLLTKTEIQAAKSATATAYQTSFEVIRAMWDLLSKIGFTGGAIVEPACNTLSFMGCQPALMRERSQWVSIEIDPIFAQIARLLYPEALIYAQGFETVSLSDNSFDLAIGNVPFGNYKLYDPRYAHLNLSIHNYFLAKCTDLVRENGLIAMITSCFTLDAANTSFRKYLASKLELVTAIRLPDIAFKRFANTEVVADILVFRKLTETELRATNQKNYQYPDWVKTVPSGKHTVNQEPIMINQWFVESA, from the coding sequence ATGACTAATGTATTTTTGGCTAGCGCTTGTTCGCAAGAACAAAAACTAGTGAAAAAGCCAAAAATGTACCAACCAATATTTGAGATCACGCCAGAAATTGAGCAGCATTTTGATAGCCCCCTGCGAGTAAAAGCCGAAGCAACCGTCGAGGCGATCGCCCTAAGTAAATCAATATCATCAGCAACAGCAGAGCAACAAGTCTCTCTTGCCAAAGCATCAGGATGGGGAACCCTCACCGATATCTGGGTAAAGACTAATCATCAAGGAAATACATGGCAGCATCGATGCCATGAAAAACTGAGCCAACTATTGACCAAAACTGAAATCCAAGCCGCAAAATCTGCAACCGCAACCGCTTACCAAACGAGCTTTGAAGTCATCCGCGCCATGTGGGATCTTCTTAGCAAGATCGGCTTTACGGGTGGAGCGATCGTTGAGCCAGCGTGTAACACACTCTCCTTTATGGGATGTCAGCCCGCGCTGATGAGAGAGAGATCGCAATGGGTCAGCATAGAAATAGACCCAATCTTTGCCCAAATCGCGAGATTGCTATATCCAGAAGCCCTGATTTACGCACAGGGATTTGAGACAGTGAGCCTAAGTGACAACAGTTTTGACCTAGCGATCGGCAATGTTCCCTTTGGCAATTACAAACTCTACGATCCGCGCTACGCCCACCTGAACCTAAGCATCCATAATTACTTTCTAGCCAAATGTACAGATTTAGTGAGGGAAAATGGGTTGATAGCCATGATTACCAGTTGTTTCACCCTTGATGCAGCCAATACCAGTTTTCGGAAATATCTAGCCAGTAAGTTAGAGCTAGTGACCGCTATTAGATTACCAGATATAGCTTTTAAGAGGTTTGCCAACACGGAAGTGGTTGCGGATATCCTTGTTTTCCGCAAACTCACAGAAACTGAGCTGAGAGCCACGAATCAGAAAAACTATCAATATCCTGATTGGGTAAAGACAGTTCCATCAGGCAAACATACAGTCAATCAGGAGCCAATCATGATTAACCAATGGTTTGTAGAGTCAGCCTAG